Proteins encoded in a region of the Stieleria neptunia genome:
- a CDS encoding TrmH family RNA methyltransferase — MLTSTSNPTVKHLVKMRDNRARRRAGRVLVDGWRETQRAIESGLDPVGIYVVADHGDAVMPASQQSTHPQSDAQRFVTDSASQALVSVSPTVMQKIAYGQSERGVVAEFAAPDWSLSQLRLPETGLVLVLDQIEKPGNIGAAFRCADAAGADAVILCPAAADRFNPNAIRNSLGAVFSVPSATADEADAKAWLTERGYRICAARVESSRPLWQADLTGRLAMVIGSEAHGLGDHWQSDADGTVDAIRIPMAGNIDSLNASVSAAVFLYEAKRQRQVAGSK; from the coding sequence TTGCTGACCAGCACCAGTAATCCGACCGTCAAACACCTGGTCAAGATGCGGGACAACCGCGCGCGGCGGAGAGCCGGACGCGTCCTGGTCGATGGCTGGCGTGAGACGCAGCGGGCGATCGAATCGGGGCTTGATCCGGTCGGCATCTATGTGGTTGCCGATCACGGCGATGCAGTCATGCCCGCTTCGCAGCAATCGACGCACCCGCAATCCGACGCCCAGCGCTTCGTCACCGATTCGGCGAGCCAGGCGTTGGTCAGCGTCAGTCCGACGGTGATGCAAAAAATCGCCTATGGCCAATCCGAGCGCGGCGTGGTTGCCGAATTCGCGGCCCCGGACTGGAGCTTGTCGCAATTGCGGCTGCCGGAAACCGGACTGGTTCTGGTCCTTGATCAAATCGAAAAACCGGGCAACATCGGCGCCGCCTTCCGCTGCGCCGACGCGGCCGGCGCCGATGCCGTTATCCTGTGCCCCGCCGCAGCCGACCGCTTCAATCCGAACGCGATCCGCAACAGCTTGGGCGCGGTGTTTTCGGTGCCCTCGGCCACGGCCGACGAAGCCGACGCCAAAGCCTGGCTGACCGAGCGCGGGTACCGAATCTGCGCCGCCCGCGTTGAATCGTCACGTCCCCTGTGGCAAGCGGATCTGACGGGACGGTTGGCGATGGTGATCGGCAGCGAAGCACACGGGCTGGGCGATCACTGGCAAAGCGACGCCGACGGCACCGTCGATGCGATTCGGATTCCGATGGCAGGAAATATCGACAGCTTAAACGCCTCCGTCTCCGCCGCCGTTTTCCTGTACGAAGCCAAACGTCAGCGTCAGGTCGCCGGGAGCAAATAG
- a CDS encoding outer membrane protein assembly factor BamB family protein: protein MRSFRFAFVLFATAILSVGVSSSSSAEDSPWPQWRGGKQNGVAAGESYPIKWGEKSGIAWTTKLSGLGGSTPVLADGKAFLTEGAEGQNTLLAIDVHSGERLWTTALGDDRGNKHRKGGGSNPSAVTDGRSVYAYFRSGDLACVDLDGEIQWQVNLQDKFGEDTLWWDLGSSPTLINDLVVVAVMQSGPSYLVALDRATGDVAWKVDRRLGAPEEAAQSYATPIALEDRDLIAVMGADHLTLHAASDGRQLGRVGGFNPDQDKRFRSIASPVVQGDLIVCPYSRGATVTTCRISDVVAGKGRDSIVWRRDDLGSDVPTPAIDGNRVYFIADGKAAKGTVAAVDLETGKTLWSVQLPKSRIGFSSSPLVAGNHLYVTSEDATTYVIGPLDSSSPEVVQTNRVADNEPFTVASPVPVDGGLLQRTRHALYRIGE, encoded by the coding sequence ATGCGGTCGTTTCGATTCGCGTTCGTTCTGTTTGCCACCGCGATCTTGTCGGTCGGTGTCTCCTCCTCTTCATCCGCCGAAGACAGTCCCTGGCCGCAATGGCGTGGCGGCAAGCAAAATGGCGTCGCCGCGGGGGAGTCGTATCCGATCAAGTGGGGTGAGAAATCCGGGATCGCATGGACCACAAAACTGTCCGGCCTGGGCGGCAGCACGCCCGTCCTGGCCGACGGCAAGGCCTTTCTGACCGAAGGCGCCGAGGGGCAAAATACCCTGCTGGCGATCGATGTTCACAGCGGCGAGCGGCTCTGGACGACCGCGTTGGGCGACGATCGCGGAAACAAGCATCGCAAGGGCGGCGGCAGCAACCCGTCGGCGGTCACCGATGGCCGATCCGTGTACGCCTATTTCCGCAGCGGAGATTTGGCCTGCGTCGACTTGGACGGCGAGATTCAGTGGCAAGTCAATCTGCAAGACAAGTTTGGGGAGGACACGCTGTGGTGGGACTTGGGTTCCAGCCCGACTTTGATCAACGATCTGGTCGTCGTCGCGGTGATGCAGTCTGGTCCCAGCTACCTGGTCGCCTTGGACCGGGCGACCGGTGATGTGGCCTGGAAGGTCGATCGACGACTGGGGGCACCCGAAGAGGCGGCGCAAAGTTATGCGACGCCGATTGCGTTGGAAGATCGAGATCTGATCGCCGTGATGGGCGCCGACCACTTGACCCTTCATGCGGCCAGCGACGGACGTCAACTGGGACGCGTCGGTGGATTCAACCCCGATCAAGACAAGCGTTTTCGTTCCATTGCGTCCCCTGTGGTTCAAGGCGACTTGATCGTCTGTCCCTACTCGCGCGGGGCCACCGTCACGACCTGTCGAATCAGTGACGTCGTCGCCGGCAAGGGGCGCGACAGCATCGTTTGGCGCCGCGACGATCTTGGCAGCGACGTGCCGACCCCCGCGATCGATGGCAACCGAGTCTACTTCATCGCCGACGGCAAGGCCGCCAAGGGCACCGTCGCGGCGGTGGACCTGGAGACCGGAAAGACGCTTTGGTCGGTGCAGTTGCCGAAGTCCCGAATCGGGTTCAGCAGTTCTCCGCTGGTGGCCGGAAACCATTTGTATGTGACCAGCGAAGACGCCACGACCTACGTGATCGGGCCGCTGGATTCCAGTAGCCCCGAAGTCGTCCAGACCAATCGCGTGGCTGACAACGAACCGTTTACGGTGGCCAGCCCGGTGCCCGTCGATGGCGGCTTGCTGCAACGCACGCGGCACGCGCTGTATCGCATCGGCGAGTGA
- a CDS encoding substrate-binding domain-containing protein, producing the protein MIQASNNFNRRIILGASAYSRMHGGWDFLYPASSINGLQYPKGEVSLPEGWQGDGILFRGTSDSLWSKVRDAGCPAVNVSWRGMRYSPLVSVVADPTRCGEMVASYIASKDFQVFGYVGVPPWQGYPQQLFHAIKKSLGCDLRVFEFPDQKDYRSRLRQALGEWVKGLPKPIGIVTWSTDQARILISICLTQGIAIPNEVSIVTCEYDELSAALAPISISSVFQNPNEVGFKAAKTLHEMMIGRPSTASLELVPPVDVIERESSKVVAFYDDFTQACLRLIDQNLADGINATKLAAAMDVSRRTLEIKIARTLDKPPSVVIDEIKLRKAKQLLSDTDLFLDDIAKRTGFSSTSAFTRFFKRNLGCAPSMYRTPLGA; encoded by the coding sequence TTGATTCAAGCCTCCAATAACTTCAACCGCAGAATCATTCTCGGGGCTTCGGCGTACAGCCGAATGCACGGTGGCTGGGATTTTTTGTATCCCGCGTCCTCGATCAATGGGCTTCAGTATCCCAAGGGTGAAGTTTCGTTGCCCGAAGGCTGGCAGGGCGACGGGATTCTATTCCGCGGCACAAGCGATTCGCTTTGGTCCAAGGTTCGGGATGCGGGTTGCCCGGCCGTCAACGTTTCGTGGCGGGGCATGAGATACAGTCCGCTGGTCAGCGTGGTGGCCGACCCGACCCGCTGCGGTGAAATGGTCGCCAGCTACATCGCGTCCAAGGACTTTCAAGTCTTCGGTTATGTCGGTGTGCCGCCATGGCAAGGCTACCCCCAGCAGTTGTTCCACGCCATCAAGAAATCGTTGGGCTGCGACCTGCGGGTCTTTGAGTTTCCCGATCAGAAGGATTATCGGTCCAGACTGCGTCAAGCTCTCGGTGAATGGGTCAAGGGATTGCCGAAGCCGATCGGGATTGTGACCTGGTCGACGGATCAAGCCAGGATTTTGATTTCGATCTGTCTGACCCAGGGGATTGCAATCCCCAACGAAGTCTCGATCGTGACGTGCGAATACGACGAACTTTCCGCGGCGCTCGCCCCGATCTCGATTTCCAGCGTCTTTCAGAACCCCAACGAAGTCGGCTTCAAGGCCGCCAAGACGCTGCACGAGATGATGATCGGTCGTCCATCGACCGCATCGCTCGAACTGGTGCCGCCGGTCGACGTGATCGAACGCGAGTCATCAAAAGTTGTTGCGTTCTACGACGATTTCACTCAGGCATGTTTGCGGTTGATCGATCAGAACCTGGCCGATGGCATCAATGCAACCAAGCTGGCCGCCGCGATGGACGTTTCCAGAAGAACACTGGAAATCAAAATCGCTCGCACTCTCGACAAACCGCCGTCGGTTGTCATTGACGAAATCAAATTGCGAAAAGCGAAACAGTTGCTGTCCGATACGGATCTGTTTTTAGACGACATCGCAAAACGAACGGGATTTTCGTCGACGTCCGCTTTCACCCGATTCTTCAAACGCAACTTGGGTTGTGCGCCGAGCATGTATCGAACCCCGCTCGGGGCTTAA
- a CDS encoding SRPBCC family protein → MPAFTVSRTTQIKSDPETVFAILSDFATWKTWSPWLLADKDATVTLQGDPTAVGGGYSWDGPVVGAGEMEHQELHPPSTAQSIGTMHAELRFTRPWRSQSEVDFEVKKGRDEAGQEVTQVRWTMRGSLPFFLFWMKSMMVSLMNMDFDRGLRMLKERIETGDVASQTVVNGIVQCQPYYIVGKSGRSTLADIGASMDDTFQQVQQSLADAGIATDGQWLSVYDDMNIKTQTLSYTSGMVLDEGTAAPPGLIARSLPGFNAMQITHTGRYEHLGNAWSAAHQNLRARKRKVNRKLPGVEFYLNRPENTPPEALVTELYVPLK, encoded by the coding sequence ATGCCCGCTTTCACCGTCTCACGTACGACGCAAATCAAATCCGATCCCGAGACCGTGTTTGCCATCCTCAGCGATTTCGCGACGTGGAAAACGTGGTCGCCCTGGTTGCTGGCCGACAAAGACGCGACCGTCACGCTGCAGGGCGACCCGACCGCGGTCGGTGGCGGATACAGCTGGGACGGCCCCGTCGTGGGAGCGGGCGAGATGGAGCACCAGGAACTGCATCCGCCCTCGACAGCTCAATCGATCGGCACCATGCACGCGGAACTGCGTTTCACGCGCCCTTGGCGGTCGCAATCCGAGGTCGATTTCGAAGTCAAAAAAGGCAGGGACGAAGCCGGCCAAGAAGTGACACAGGTCCGCTGGACGATGCGCGGCTCGCTGCCGTTTTTTCTGTTCTGGATGAAGTCGATGATGGTGTCCTTGATGAACATGGATTTCGATCGCGGACTGCGGATGCTGAAAGAACGCATCGAGACCGGCGACGTCGCATCACAAACCGTGGTCAACGGAATCGTTCAATGCCAGCCGTATTACATCGTCGGAAAGTCCGGCCGATCGACGCTGGCCGACATCGGCGCTTCGATGGACGACACGTTCCAACAGGTCCAACAATCGCTGGCGGATGCCGGCATCGCCACCGATGGCCAGTGGTTGTCGGTTTACGACGACATGAACATCAAGACCCAAACGTTGTCCTACACCAGCGGCATGGTGCTGGACGAGGGCACCGCAGCGCCGCCCGGTCTGATCGCGCGCTCCCTGCCAGGCTTCAACGCCATGCAGATCACCCATACCGGTCGCTACGAGCATCTGGGGAACGCCTGGTCGGCGGCCCACCAGAATTTGCGGGCCCGCAAACGTAAGGTCAACCGTAAATTGCCCGGCGTGGAATTCTACCTCAACCGCCCCGAAAACACGCCGCCGGAAGCGTTGGTGACGGAACTCTACGTTCCGCTGAAATGA
- a CDS encoding PEP-CTERM sorting domain-containing protein, with amino-acid sequence MRKMIFAMVMLIITPAASRAEFVFGRDLADAQSGNALDLNLGSNETLGIWVTGATDQTIRALSFNLSADTPGVVNSTGLSFDDLATRWPLNNTSSDLIGQSASGLLIDDAQVATLGSFAGTGVTFTAANPAIRLGTVDVSADNVGSTLLAFNVGSNGVNDQTGAISGFATGGRTLNVITAIPEPSSATALLAMGVVGWVVRRRRK; translated from the coding sequence ATGAGAAAGATGATCTTTGCCATGGTGATGTTGATCATCACCCCCGCGGCGAGCCGCGCGGAATTTGTCTTCGGGAGAGACCTGGCCGATGCCCAGTCGGGCAACGCGCTCGACCTGAACCTCGGATCGAACGAGACGCTGGGAATCTGGGTGACCGGTGCGACGGATCAAACGATTCGGGCGCTCTCGTTCAACCTCAGCGCCGACACACCCGGCGTGGTCAACTCGACCGGACTTTCGTTCGATGACTTGGCCACGCGGTGGCCGCTGAACAACACCAGTTCCGACCTGATCGGCCAATCCGCCTCCGGCCTGTTGATCGATGATGCCCAGGTCGCCACGCTCGGCAGCTTTGCCGGAACCGGTGTCACCTTCACCGCGGCCAACCCGGCCATTCGTCTGGGGACCGTGGACGTCTCGGCTGACAACGTCGGGTCGACCTTGCTGGCGTTCAACGTCGGATCCAACGGCGTGAACGACCAGACCGGCGCCATCAGCGGATTCGCCACCGGTGGACGCACACTCAACGTGATCACGGCCATCCCCGAACCCTCCTCCGCCACGGCCTTGCTGGCGATGGGCGTTGTGGGATGGGTCGTTCGTCGCCGCCGAAAGTGA
- a CDS encoding FAD:protein FMN transferase, whose amino-acid sequence MLTTISHHAMAAEFSVILPESDAPLVEAAFEALELLDRIEADLTVYRDDSEISQVNAVASERPVTVSESTYRLIQRSIAWSEKTAGAFDVTAGPLVRVWGFTERRGRKPTAAEVRAAVAKVGYTGVRLDDERRSVAFERPGMEINLGAIGKGYALDELTETLTAGGLNNFLIHGGGSSVIARGDQVADSGQGWAVGISHPTKPKLRLAGIRLRDEALSTSGSGKQFFHHRGRRYGHVIDPRSGAPAGDLLSLTAIADNATDAEACSTAFFVCGIDAIRAAAESDPGLPRMIGVRSENRQDSVRVLPFAEFEWVDPPSDDGSR is encoded by the coding sequence ATGCTGACAACCATTTCACACCACGCGATGGCGGCTGAGTTCTCGGTGATTCTGCCGGAATCCGACGCCCCTCTGGTCGAGGCCGCCTTCGAAGCCCTGGAATTGCTCGATCGGATCGAAGCTGATTTGACGGTCTATCGGGACGACAGTGAGATTTCCCAGGTCAACGCCGTCGCCAGCGAGCGTCCGGTCACGGTGTCCGAAAGCACCTACCGTTTGATCCAACGCTCGATCGCGTGGAGCGAAAAGACGGCCGGTGCGTTTGATGTCACCGCCGGCCCGCTGGTGCGGGTTTGGGGGTTCACCGAGCGGCGGGGGCGAAAACCGACCGCCGCCGAAGTCCGAGCCGCGGTCGCCAAGGTCGGCTACACCGGCGTCCGGCTCGATGACGAACGTCGCTCGGTCGCCTTCGAACGGCCGGGGATGGAAATCAACTTGGGAGCGATCGGCAAAGGATACGCACTCGATGAATTGACCGAAACGCTCACCGCCGGCGGACTGAACAACTTCCTGATTCACGGCGGCGGCAGCAGTGTGATCGCCCGCGGCGACCAGGTCGCCGACAGCGGCCAAGGCTGGGCCGTCGGGATTTCGCATCCGACCAAGCCCAAGCTGCGTTTGGCCGGCATTCGCCTTCGCGACGAGGCGCTTTCGACCAGCGGTTCGGGCAAACAATTTTTTCACCACCGCGGCCGACGCTACGGGCACGTGATCGACCCCAGAAGCGGGGCTCCGGCCGGCGACCTGCTCTCGTTGACGGCGATTGCTGACAACGCCACCGACGCCGAAGCGTGCAGCACCGCATTTTTTGTTTGCGGCATCGACGCGATCCGGGCCGCCGCCGAAAGCGATCCGGGGCTGCCACGGATGATCGGTGTTCGCTCGGAAAATCGTCAGGATAGCGTCCGGGTGCTGCCCTTTGCAGAGTTCGAGTGGGTTGACCCGCCCTCCGACGACGGCTCGCGCTGA
- a CDS encoding GNAT family N-acetyltransferase, producing the protein MMNDSTATPATANSSSAIQCTPVRSWFDRRAFMKLERELYAGDPNWVTPLWSERKQLCGFGSHPFYKDADSQAFLARKNGRVVGRVVAIVNHAHNRHHKETRGFFGFFECIDDVDVSRCLFDAAADWLRRQGMTDVRGPVNPSLNYEVGLLVDGFDTPPTFLIPYNHAYYGALIEACGFEKCQDVFCYDATMDQLATVDPKLKFVIEESTRRFKVTCRPIDRARFDEDVQAFLQIYNESLQRTWGYVPMSHEELVHQSKQLKLLIVPELTSIAEIDGEPVGAGFGLLDYNQLLIHMNGHLLPFGWLKLLRGKRKIDRLRLVSTNVLPKYQSWGLGLVTLARILPDAIEFGIHTGEFSWVLESNRLSRGTIERGGAQKMKTQRIYDRKL; encoded by the coding sequence ATGATGAACGATTCAACAGCGACCCCTGCGACAGCAAATTCCTCTTCAGCGATTCAGTGCACACCGGTGCGGAGTTGGTTCGACCGTCGGGCGTTCATGAAACTGGAACGCGAGCTGTATGCGGGCGATCCGAATTGGGTGACACCGCTTTGGAGTGAACGCAAGCAGTTGTGCGGATTCGGTTCGCACCCATTTTACAAGGATGCCGACAGCCAGGCGTTCCTGGCGCGCAAAAACGGCCGGGTGGTCGGGCGTGTGGTCGCCATCGTCAACCACGCCCACAACCGACACCACAAGGAAACCCGGGGCTTCTTCGGCTTCTTCGAATGCATCGATGATGTCGATGTCAGTCGCTGTTTGTTTGACGCCGCGGCCGATTGGTTGCGCCGGCAGGGGATGACGGACGTCCGCGGGCCGGTCAATCCGAGTCTGAATTACGAAGTCGGATTGTTGGTCGACGGCTTTGACACGCCGCCGACGTTTCTGATCCCCTACAACCACGCCTACTACGGTGCCTTGATCGAAGCGTGTGGATTTGAGAAATGCCAGGATGTGTTTTGTTATGACGCCACGATGGATCAGCTGGCCACCGTCGACCCCAAGTTGAAGTTTGTCATCGAGGAGTCGACGCGACGCTTCAAGGTCACCTGTCGCCCCATCGATCGTGCCCGATTCGACGAAGACGTCCAGGCCTTTTTACAGATCTACAACGAGTCGCTGCAACGGACCTGGGGCTACGTCCCGATGAGCCACGAGGAGCTGGTGCATCAATCCAAACAGTTAAAATTGTTGATCGTCCCCGAGCTGACCAGCATCGCGGAGATCGACGGCGAGCCCGTCGGGGCGGGATTCGGATTGCTGGATTACAACCAGTTGCTGATCCATATGAACGGGCATTTGTTGCCATTCGGATGGCTCAAGCTGCTGCGGGGGAAACGCAAAATCGACCGCTTGCGGCTGGTCAGCACCAACGTCTTGCCCAAATACCAAAGTTGGGGGCTGGGGTTGGTGACGCTGGCTCGGATTTTGCCCGATGCGATCGAGTTCGGGATCCATACCGGCGAATTCTCCTGGGTTCTGGAGAGCAATCGCCTGTCCCGGGGCACGATCGAGCGCGGCGGGGCGCAAAAGATGAAGACACAGCGGATCTACGACCGAAAACTCTAA
- a CDS encoding beta-ketoacyl-[acyl-carrier-protein] synthase family protein gives MPHEPIVITGVGIVSAIGIGQAKFFESLLAGRSGVRSLADRTDGEATPGADDAIDGVWVGAPVVDFQPKQYVKPRKALKVMCREIQTAFASAQLAIEHAGLSDSIPASDSGAIPPQRLGAVFGSEIFFNPPEELADSIRGCLDESGQLHPGRFGETARREVMPLWMLKYLPNMPACQVGISINSQGPNNSLVLGDVSGPAALLEAESYLQRGIADVVLVGATGTRIGSTRMLYHRDSPIPVRGELAIEDLSRPHDPNAPGVVGGEGAASLVVETRRHAERRGAPVLATVLATASRFSATDAIRSGQRESELDPPNSRQAGTAIRLAIQAVLDQSGVAPDQIGLVTSHAIGDRQADAGEAAALAEVGVTCPLVAVSASIGHTGAASGVIELATGVLSLAGNTIPPTRHDSTHSEIQFRQTPEPLTSPFVLCLSHTTDGSAMAVLLG, from the coding sequence ATGCCACACGAACCGATCGTGATCACAGGGGTAGGGATTGTCAGCGCGATTGGCATCGGGCAAGCGAAATTCTTTGAGTCGTTGCTGGCAGGCCGCAGCGGAGTCCGATCGCTGGCCGACAGGACCGATGGTGAGGCAACGCCGGGGGCCGACGACGCGATCGACGGGGTTTGGGTCGGGGCACCCGTCGTCGATTTTCAGCCCAAGCAATACGTCAAGCCGCGTAAGGCACTCAAGGTGATGTGCCGCGAAATCCAGACGGCGTTCGCTTCGGCCCAACTGGCGATCGAGCACGCCGGGCTTTCCGATTCCATTCCCGCGTCGGACTCCGGCGCGATCCCCCCGCAGCGACTCGGTGCGGTCTTCGGCAGCGAGATTTTTTTTAACCCGCCGGAGGAACTGGCCGATTCGATCCGCGGTTGCCTGGATGAATCGGGGCAGCTGCATCCGGGGCGATTTGGCGAAACGGCGCGGCGCGAGGTGATGCCGTTGTGGATGTTGAAGTACCTGCCCAACATGCCCGCGTGCCAGGTCGGGATCTCGATCAATTCCCAAGGTCCCAATAACTCGCTGGTCCTGGGTGACGTCTCCGGCCCGGCGGCGCTGCTGGAAGCGGAATCGTATTTGCAACGGGGGATCGCCGACGTCGTGCTGGTCGGCGCCACCGGGACCCGGATCGGATCGACCCGGATGTTGTACCATCGCGATTCGCCCATCCCGGTGCGGGGCGAGCTTGCGATCGAGGATCTGTCTCGGCCGCATGATCCCAACGCCCCCGGTGTCGTCGGCGGTGAAGGTGCCGCGTCGTTGGTGGTGGAAACCCGCCGGCATGCCGAGCGACGTGGTGCCCCCGTGCTGGCCACCGTGCTCGCGACGGCTTCGCGGTTCAGTGCCACCGACGCGATTCGCAGCGGTCAACGCGAATCGGAACTCGATCCGCCGAACTCACGACAGGCCGGCACCGCGATCCGCCTGGCGATCCAGGCCGTGTTGGATCAGTCGGGGGTGGCGCCCGACCAGATCGGGTTGGTCACCAGTCATGCGATCGGGGACCGCCAGGCAGATGCGGGGGAAGCGGCGGCGCTGGCCGAGGTCGGGGTGACGTGTCCGCTGGTGGCGGTGTCGGCGTCGATCGGCCACACGGGAGCGGCGTCGGGAGTGATCGAGCTGGCCACCGGCGTGCTGTCACTTGCCGGCAACACGATTCCGCCGACACGGCACGACAGCACACATTCAGAAATTCAATTTCGCCAGACGCCGGAACCGCTGACGTCGCCTTTCGTGCTGTGCCTGTCCCACACCACCGACGGCAGTGCGATGGCCGTGCTGCTGGGCTGA